In a single window of the Acyrthosiphon pisum isolate AL4f chromosome X, pea_aphid_22Mar2018_4r6ur, whole genome shotgun sequence genome:
- the LOC107884784 gene encoding retinal rod rhodopsin-sensitive cGMP 3',5'-cyclic phosphodiesterase subunit delta-like produces MQLKSKHASNGFHINWINLIDNDTGVVLWYTNENYALPGIEHEAIMPRKVLDCRAMTRTIHFSSEHRINHLKLKHREFLQGCCIEEWDSEFGTVLAKTAETWETTFIPSQGSTSSYANVLSGNLLIETNFYDGDKLITSSNILMFYE; encoded by the exons ATGCAACTAAAATCTAAGCACGCTTCAAATGGATTCCATAT taaCTGGATTAATCTGATCGACAACGATACGGGAGTAGTATTGTGGTATACCAATGAAAACTA cgCACTGCCTGGTATAGAACACGAGGCCATAATGCCTAGAAAAGTATTGGATTGTAGAGCTATGACCAGAACCATACACTTTTCATCCGAGCATCGAATAAATCATCTTAAGTTAAAACACAGGGAGTTTTTACAG ggATGTTGCATTGAAGAATGGGATTCTGAATTCGGTACTGTTTTAGCCAAAACGGCTGAAACTTGGGAAACTACTTTTATACCTAGCCAAGGAAGTACATCGTCATATGCAAATGTTTTAAG tggTAATTTGTTAATAGAAACAAATTTCTATGATGgtgataaattgataacatCATCAAACATCTTAATGTTTTATGAATAA